The window TGCTGGCGCTGTTCGTCGCACTGCTCGCATGGATCGCGTTCTCGTTTGCCTCGGGGCTGGCCGGCTTCTTCGTGCTGCTTCGGCGCAACGGGAATGCCTTGCCGATCCGCGACGATGGTCCGTTGCCGCGGCTCGCGAGCCGGACCGCGGTCCTGCTCCCGACCTACAACGAGAATCCGCATCAATTGATGGCGCGCCTGCGCGCGATATACGAATCCATCGAAGCGACCGGGCAGGGCGGAAGCTTCGACTGGTTCGTGCTCAGTGACACGCGCGATCCCGATATCTGGATCGCCGAGGAACAGGCGTTCCTGGCGCTCAGCGATGCCTGCGGCGGGAGGCTCTACTACCGGCATCGCGCCGACAATACGGCGCGGAAGGCCGGCAATCTCGGCGAGTGGATCACGCGGTTTGGCGGCGCCTACCGGTTCATGATCGTGCTCGACGCCGACAGCCTGATGTCGGGTGATACCATGGTGCGGATGGTTTACGCCATGGAGACCAATCCGCAGGCGGCGCTGCTGCAGACGCTGCCGGTCATCGTCAACGCGCGCAGCCTGTTCAGCCGGTTGCAGCAATTTGCCGGCCGTCTGTACGGACCGATGGTCGCCGCCGGTGTCGCGTGGTGGCACGGCTCCGAGGGCAATTACTGGGGACACAATGCCATCATACGGATCCAGGCCTTTGCCGAGCAGGCGGGCCTGCCTGAACTGTCCGGACGCAAGCCGTTCGGCGGACATATCCTGAGCCACGATTTTGTCGAGGCAGCGCTGATGCGGCGCGCCGGCTGGGGCATCTACATGGCCCCGATGCTCGGCGGCAGCTACGAGGAGGTGCCGCCGTCGCTGCTGGATTTTGCCGCCCGCGACCGCCGCTGGTGTCAGGGCAATCTGCAGCATCTCGCGGTGCTGACGACGCGCCGGCTGCACTGGATTTCGCGGCTGCATTTCATGGCGGGGATCGGCTCCTACATCACCGCGCCGATGTGGCTTGCGTTCCTGCTGCTCGGAATTCTGATCTCGTTACAGGCGCGCTTCATTCGCCCCGAGTATTTTCCGAAGGGCTTCTCGCTGTTCCCGAACTGGCCGGCGCAGGACCCGGTGCTCGCCGCCTGGGTCTTTGGCCTCACTATGGCGCTGCTGATCGTGCCGAAGCTGCTCG of the Bradyrhizobium quebecense genome contains:
- the mdoH gene encoding glucans biosynthesis glucosyltransferase MdoH translates to MGAIVTSSRPDVAATAGGFLPRESPLAMSAADLGQPPRAVSKPVSVGAGMLMRRAFILVLTAALTGAGAYEMYMVVQVGGVTIMEWMVLALFVALLAWIAFSFASGLAGFFVLLRRNGNALPIRDDGPLPRLASRTAVLLPTYNENPHQLMARLRAIYESIEATGQGGSFDWFVLSDTRDPDIWIAEEQAFLALSDACGGRLYYRHRADNTARKAGNLGEWITRFGGAYRFMIVLDADSLMSGDTMVRMVYAMETNPQAALLQTLPVIVNARSLFSRLQQFAGRLYGPMVAAGVAWWHGSEGNYWGHNAIIRIQAFAEQAGLPELSGRKPFGGHILSHDFVEAALMRRAGWGIYMAPMLGGSYEEVPPSLLDFAARDRRWCQGNLQHLAVLTTRRLHWISRLHFMAGIGSYITAPMWLAFLLLGILISLQARFIRPEYFPKGFSLFPNWPAQDPVLAAWVFGLTMALLIVPKLLGFILLLARSDVRRQFGGGFRALAGVIAEVLISAMIAPVMMVFQSIAVIEILLGRDAGWQTQRRDDGEVERRELYRKYGVPTACGVAMAASAYAVSLPLLLWMSPVIVGLLFAIPIGAWTAKPALRALFMTPEEVGPPSVLVRANELALSPAHASAPALAMLRQDSDLLHRHLASLTPTRRRGPGEIDPDLAMARARIEASGSFDEAVEHLTPRETLAVLGDSVLLEGVLAK